From a region of the Bradyrhizobium sp. KBS0727 genome:
- a CDS encoding sigma-54 dependent transcriptional regulator codes for MAATILIADDDAVQRRLVENMVQKCGYEPLVVESGDAALALLTASDAPVIDAVVLDLVMPGLDGLGVLAKMRDAGLNIPVIVQTAHGGIDNVVSAMRAGAQDFVVKPAGFERLQVSLRNALNTSALKGELQRIKHSREGRLTFADIITRSETMAGVLRTAQKAAASSIPVLIEGESGVGKELFARAIHGTSERKAKPFVAVNCGAIPDNLVESILFGHEKGAFTGATERHMGKFVEASGGTLFLDEVGELPLAAQVKLLRALQEGTVEAVGGRKPVKVDVRIISATNRRLLDLVKNGAFREDLFYRLHVLPLTIPALRTRREDVPHLLRHFLARFAAEENRTISGISGEAVAHLAQLDWPGNIRQLENTVYRAVVMSESDQLGLADFPQAAAHAGPDAPLSHSEPLVLAPSTAPAMVSGNEIPIAPLAGAGSLALLTATGEVRPLEEMENEIIRFAISHYRGQMSEVARRLKIGRSTLYRKLDEAAANDAAEGGAQDAN; via the coding sequence ATGGCTGCCACCATTTTGATTGCCGATGACGACGCGGTACAGCGCCGATTGGTTGAAAACATGGTGCAGAAGTGCGGTTACGAGCCCCTCGTCGTCGAGAGCGGCGACGCCGCGCTGGCCCTGCTGACCGCCTCCGACGCCCCGGTGATCGACGCCGTCGTGCTGGACCTCGTGATGCCCGGCCTCGATGGCCTCGGCGTGCTCGCGAAGATGCGCGACGCCGGCCTGAACATCCCCGTCATCGTGCAGACCGCCCATGGCGGCATCGACAATGTGGTTTCGGCGATGCGCGCCGGCGCCCAGGATTTCGTGGTCAAGCCGGCCGGCTTCGAACGGCTGCAGGTGTCGTTGCGTAACGCGCTCAACACCAGTGCGCTCAAGGGCGAATTGCAGCGTATCAAGCACAGCCGCGAAGGCCGTCTCACCTTCGCCGACATCATCACCCGCAGCGAAACCATGGCCGGCGTGCTGCGCACCGCGCAGAAGGCGGCAGCGTCCAGCATTCCGGTGCTGATCGAGGGGGAATCCGGCGTCGGCAAGGAATTGTTCGCCCGCGCCATCCATGGCACGAGCGAGCGCAAGGCCAAACCCTTTGTCGCCGTCAACTGCGGCGCCATCCCCGACAACCTCGTGGAATCGATCCTGTTCGGCCACGAGAAGGGCGCGTTCACCGGCGCCACCGAACGCCATATGGGCAAGTTCGTCGAGGCCTCGGGCGGCACGCTGTTTCTCGACGAAGTCGGCGAATTGCCGCTGGCTGCGCAAGTGAAGCTGCTTCGTGCGCTGCAGGAGGGCACGGTTGAGGCCGTCGGCGGCCGCAAGCCGGTAAAGGTCGACGTTCGCATCATTTCGGCGACCAACCGCAGGCTGCTCGATCTCGTCAAGAACGGCGCGTTCCGCGAAGACCTGTTCTATCGCCTGCATGTGTTGCCGCTGACGATCCCGGCCTTGCGCACGCGGCGCGAGGACGTCCCACATCTGCTGCGGCATTTCCTCGCGCGGTTTGCCGCCGAGGAAAACCGCACCATCTCCGGCATCAGCGGCGAGGCAGTGGCGCATCTGGCCCAGCTCGACTGGCCCGGCAACATCCGCCAGCTCGAGAACACGGTGTACCGCGCCGTGGTCATGAGCGAGAGCGACCAGCTTGGCCTTGCGGATTTCCCGCAAGCTGCGGCCCATGCCGGACCGGACGCACCGCTCTCGCATAGCGAACCGCTGGTCCTCGCGCCGTCAACGGCGCCCGCGATGGTATCGGGTAATGAAATACCGATCGCGCCACTGGCCGGCGCCGGCAGCCTTGCACTGCTGACCGCCACCGGCGAGGTGCGGCCGCTCGAGGAAATGGAAAACGAGATCATCCGCTTCGCCATTTCGCATTATCGCGGACAGATGTCGGAGGTCGCGCGCCGGTTGAAGATCGGCCGCTCCACACTCTATCGCAAACTCGACGAGGCTGCCGCCAACGACGCGGCCGAAGGCGGCGCGCAAGACGCGAATTGA
- a CDS encoding L,D-transpeptidase family protein, producing MRDCSTNRAGFDRVLMAVAATFLAVSATSALAAQSDTPRASAAELAIDAAVPRPEPANVPPPAPGDFKTDATASVPDAAKAAESKATESKATETTPEPSTTAKATEPKPAEIVTAPAAKTDDTATTPPAATATAPAAEPAKEPVKAASNVAPADQPVADKLRDMLGGKSLRYFDRKAERAAVEKFYSAREYAPQWTQAGQLTASAKGVIARLKDAAAEGLNPADYAPPDFAAATSPDQLADAELKLTASMLDYARQAQSGRMHWSQVSADILYPEHPTDAAEVLANISTAKDASAALDGYNPPHKLYKELRAKLAELRGQGDGPVVQIADGPALAFKAGTKKQPGVAVEDPRVPQLRAKLGITENADDTHYDAKVAEAVRKFQESVELKPTGVLDERTVKAINSPKRDKQIDTVIVNMERWRWLPRQLGAANIGNAYVILNIPDYTLKVMQNGAQVWTTRVVTGKPGQHATPLLTETMKFITVNPTWNVPPSIIYNEYLPALQQDPTVLERMGLKLERARDGSIHISQPPGEANALGRIRFNFPNKFLVYQHDTPDKNLFAKEDRAYSHGCMRVQNPDQYAATLLNITMPNERYTPEKIRGMYGHSEIDLKFPTPIPVNITYQTAFVDDAGKLQIRKDVYGRDAAMLSLLKGSRSKDLENMVAHAQPSYSRPPGSSLPAGVSFASDTTSSGPSFFERLFGAPSLTPPAPVGRRPQQQQRRVITR from the coding sequence ATGCGTGACTGTTCGACTAACCGTGCTGGATTTGACCGCGTCTTGATGGCCGTCGCGGCAACCTTCCTCGCGGTTTCCGCGACCTCGGCTCTGGCAGCCCAGTCGGATACGCCGCGCGCCAGCGCCGCCGAGCTCGCAATCGATGCGGCAGTCCCTCGTCCCGAACCCGCCAACGTTCCGCCGCCGGCGCCGGGCGATTTCAAGACCGATGCCACCGCATCGGTACCCGATGCAGCCAAGGCTGCAGAATCCAAGGCCACTGAATCCAAGGCGACCGAAACAACCCCTGAGCCGAGCACGACCGCGAAGGCGACCGAACCCAAGCCGGCCGAGATCGTCACCGCGCCTGCCGCCAAGACCGACGACACCGCGACGACGCCTCCGGCGGCGACCGCCACGGCACCCGCCGCCGAACCTGCCAAGGAGCCGGTGAAGGCTGCGAGCAATGTGGCCCCGGCCGATCAGCCGGTCGCCGACAAACTGCGCGACATGCTCGGCGGAAAGTCGCTGCGCTATTTCGACCGCAAGGCGGAGCGCGCGGCTGTCGAGAAGTTCTACTCGGCCCGTGAATACGCGCCGCAGTGGACCCAGGCCGGTCAATTGACCGCCAGCGCCAAGGGCGTGATTGCCCGGCTGAAGGACGCTGCCGCCGAAGGCCTGAACCCGGCCGACTACGCGCCGCCGGATTTCGCGGCTGCCACCTCGCCGGACCAGCTCGCCGATGCCGAGCTGAAGCTGACCGCCAGCATGCTGGACTATGCCCGCCAGGCCCAGAGCGGCCGCATGCACTGGTCGCAGGTCTCGGCCGACATTCTCTATCCCGAGCACCCGACCGATGCCGCCGAAGTGCTGGCCAACATCTCGACCGCCAAGGACGCTTCCGCCGCGCTCGACGGCTACAACCCGCCGCACAAGCTCTACAAGGAACTGAGGGCGAAGCTCGCCGAATTGCGCGGCCAGGGCGATGGACCGGTGGTGCAGATCGCCGATGGTCCGGCGCTGGCCTTCAAGGCCGGCACCAAGAAGCAGCCCGGCGTAGCGGTGGAAGATCCGCGCGTGCCGCAACTGCGCGCCAAGCTAGGCATCACCGAGAACGCCGACGACACCCATTACGACGCCAAGGTCGCCGAGGCCGTGCGCAAGTTCCAGGAGAGCGTCGAGCTGAAGCCCACCGGCGTGCTCGACGAGCGCACCGTGAAGGCGATCAACAGCCCGAAGCGTGACAAGCAGATCGACACCGTCATCGTCAACATGGAGCGCTGGCGCTGGCTGCCGCGTCAGCTTGGCGCAGCGAACATCGGCAATGCCTACGTCATCCTGAACATTCCCGACTACACGCTGAAAGTGATGCAGAACGGCGCCCAGGTCTGGACCACCCGCGTGGTGACCGGAAAGCCGGGCCAGCATGCCACGCCGCTGCTGACGGAAACGATGAAGTTCATCACCGTCAACCCGACATGGAACGTGCCGCCGTCGATCATCTACAACGAATATCTGCCCGCCTTGCAGCAGGACCCGACCGTGCTCGAGCGCATGGGTCTGAAGCTTGAGCGCGCCCGCGACGGCAGCATCCACATTTCGCAGCCGCCCGGTGAAGCCAACGCGCTCGGCCGCATCCGCTTCAACTTCCCGAACAAGTTCCTAGTCTATCAGCACGACACGCCGGACAAGAACCTGTTCGCCAAGGAAGATCGCGCTTACAGCCACGGCTGCATGCGGGTGCAGAATCCGGACCAGTACGCCGCGACCCTGCTCAACATCACCATGCCGAACGAACGCTACACGCCCGAGAAGATCCGCGGCATGTACGGCCACAGCGAGATCGACCTCAAGTTCCCGACGCCGATCCCGGTCAACATCACCTATCAGACCGCGTTCGTGGACGACGCCGGCAAGCTGCAGATCCGCAAGGACGTCTATGGCCGCGACGCCGCCATGCTGTCGCTGCTCAAGGGCAGCCGCAGCAAGGACCTCGAAAACATGGTCGCGCATGCGCAGCCGAGTTATTCGCGTCCGCCGGGCTCCAGCCTGCCGGCCGGCGTCAGCTTCGCCAGCGACACCACCTCTTCCGGCCCCTCGTTCTTCGAGCGGTTGTTCGGCGCGCCGTCCTTGACACCGCCGGCACCGGTCGGCCGTCGGCCGCAGCAACAGCAGCGGCGGGTCATCACCCGTTAA
- a CDS encoding DUF882 domain-containing protein has protein sequence MLAGFARQFNPLSMPKAGYRIGLTSLLLLAGAGSVHDATALNETRTLSFHHTHSDEDLTVTFKRDGRYDEEALKQLNHFLRDWRSQDQTTMDRHLFDILWEVYRDVDGKKPIQIISSYRSPATNAMLRRRSSGVARFSQHMLGHAMDFYIPDVPLEQIRYAGLRLQRGGVGFYPTSGSPFVHLDTGSIRHWPRMNHDQLARVFPDGRTVHVPTDGKPLKGYELALADIEKRGSGDDAATVGKKPGLFAALFRGKSSEDDEEAAAPAVSAKPATATATVVAAAAPTPRAKPQAAATLQLASADAQIVPAPKSKMEVKTEAKAEAKTESTPAVLASNEPKPQTPADIINARGFWGDVPTEAKQASPAQVAALKARQAVGAADPQPTASVTEAFNKALAYAPAATSPVDRANIVAASAPIPRSVHPTRNAAVAATEINTVVAKGVQGGPQGRDSVISTSARLAAAKGNDIWMRVVMLAPSASNAMSTTVLGDTDMTLLRGFFVKPQAAIAMTFSDDPMMGMTTDRFSGSATARLTTQSFTLRTASLR, from the coding sequence GTGCTGGCTGGTTTCGCGCGCCAATTCAATCCGCTGTCTATGCCGAAGGCCGGATATCGAATCGGCCTGACGTCGCTATTGCTCCTCGCCGGAGCAGGCTCCGTCCATGACGCGACCGCGCTGAACGAAACCCGCACGCTTTCCTTCCACCACACCCATTCCGACGAAGACCTCACCGTCACCTTCAAGCGCGACGGCCGTTACGACGAAGAAGCGCTGAAGCAGCTCAATCACTTCCTCCGCGACTGGCGCAGCCAGGACCAGACCACGATGGATCGTCACCTGTTCGACATCCTCTGGGAAGTCTACCGCGACGTCGACGGCAAGAAGCCGATCCAGATCATCTCCTCCTACCGCTCCCCCGCCACCAACGCCATGCTCCGCCGCCGCTCCTCGGGCGTGGCGCGCTTCAGCCAGCACATGCTCGGCCATGCGATGGATTTCTACATCCCGGACGTGCCGCTGGAGCAGATCCGCTACGCCGGGCTCCGTTTGCAGCGTGGCGGCGTCGGCTTCTATCCGACCTCGGGATCCCCGTTCGTTCATCTCGATACCGGCAGCATCCGTCACTGGCCCCGCATGAACCACGACCAGCTCGCCAGGGTATTCCCGGACGGCCGCACGGTACACGTTCCCACCGACGGCAAGCCGTTGAAGGGGTATGAGCTGGCGCTGGCCGATATCGAAAAGCGCGGCAGTGGCGACGACGCCGCCACCGTCGGCAAGAAGCCCGGCCTGTTCGCCGCGCTGTTCAGGGGCAAGTCTTCCGAGGACGACGAGGAAGCTGCCGCGCCCGCCGTCAGCGCGAAACCCGCGACCGCGACCGCGACCGTCGTGGCCGCCGCAGCGCCGACGCCGCGCGCGAAGCCGCAGGCCGCAGCGACCCTGCAACTGGCCTCGGCCGACGCGCAGATCGTTCCGGCGCCGAAATCCAAGATGGAGGTCAAGACCGAGGCCAAGGCGGAAGCCAAGACAGAATCCACGCCTGCCGTGCTGGCCTCCAACGAGCCGAAGCCGCAGACGCCGGCCGATATTATCAACGCCCGCGGCTTCTGGGGCGATGTCCCGACAGAGGCCAAGCAGGCCAGCCCCGCGCAGGTCGCCGCCCTCAAGGCGCGCCAGGCCGTCGGCGCCGCCGATCCGCAGCCGACCGCCAGCGTCACGGAAGCCTTCAACAAGGCGCTCGCCTATGCGCCGGCCGCGACCTCACCGGTCGATCGCGCCAACATCGTCGCCGCTTCCGCACCGATCCCGCGCAGCGTCCACCCGACCCGCAATGCCGCGGTCGCCGCGACCGAGATCAATACCGTGGTCGCCAAGGGAGTTCAGGGTGGACCTCAGGGTCGGGACAGCGTGATCTCGACCTCGGCCCGCCTCGCCGCCGCCAAGGGCAACGATATCTGGATGCGGGTCGTGATGCTGGCGCCGAGCGCGAGCAACGCGATGTCGACGACGGTGCTCGGCGATACCGACATGACCCTGTTGCGCGGCTTCTTCGTCAAGCCGCAGGCTGCGATCGCGATGACCTTCTCGGACGATCCGATGATGGGCATGACCACCGACCGGTTCTCCGGTTCGGCGACCGCCAGACTGACGACGCAGTCGTTCACGCTGCGGACCGCGTCGCTGCGTTAA
- a CDS encoding adenylate/guanylate cyclase domain-containing protein, whose protein sequence is MDVPGPERRLAAVLAADMVGFSRLMEADETGTLARLKTHRIELIDPAITKNRGRIIKTTGDGLLVEFHSVVDAVLCAAEVQRRMARRNADVAPARWMQFRIGINLGDVIVDGNDIFGDGVNVASRLEVLAESGGICVSGAVRDQVGDRLEDLSFEDLGDQTVKNIARPIRVFRIRLDSDSRMVPDQVGNAAAPTVARKPSIAVLPLVNMSGDPEQEFFADGLTEDIITELSRFHDLLVISRNSTFVYKGKAVKVQEVAKEFAVDYVLEGSVRKAGDRIRVTVQLIDAEADRHVWAERYDRELADIFAIQDEMTHAIVATLPGRVEAAAHDRVKRKPTDNMAAYECVLAAKVLHHRSTREDNAEAQRLLERAITLDPNYAHAHAWRACVLGQTWVYSWCADRDATFEQVAAELEIALKLDDNDSDVHRILAALNLNREDHDKAAYHQERALALNPNYDLVVVQQGELLTWLGRPEEGIDWIKKAMRLNPYHPERFWSHLGRACYCAEKYAEAAEAFSRITRPDHTHHAFLAATFAQMGNAVAAAAHAAEVIKREPSFSTAAHLATQHYKREVDRERHQAGLLTAGLPA, encoded by the coding sequence ATGGACGTGCCTGGACCAGAGCGACGGCTCGCTGCGGTCCTCGCCGCCGACATGGTCGGCTTTAGTCGGCTCATGGAGGCTGACGAGACGGGCACGCTTGCGCGCCTGAAGACCCATCGGATCGAGCTGATCGATCCGGCCATCACCAAGAATCGCGGCCGCATCATCAAGACCACCGGCGACGGCCTGCTGGTCGAGTTCCACAGCGTCGTCGATGCGGTGTTGTGCGCGGCGGAGGTTCAGCGCCGGATGGCGCGACGCAACGCGGACGTCGCACCGGCGCGATGGATGCAGTTTCGCATCGGCATCAATCTTGGCGATGTGATCGTTGACGGCAACGACATATTCGGCGACGGCGTCAATGTCGCATCCCGCCTGGAAGTGCTGGCCGAGTCCGGCGGTATCTGTGTTTCGGGCGCGGTCCGCGATCAGGTCGGCGATCGTCTGGAAGATCTGAGCTTTGAGGATCTCGGCGACCAGACCGTCAAGAACATCGCGCGCCCGATCCGGGTCTTCCGCATCCGTCTCGATTCGGATTCCAGGATGGTACCCGACCAGGTGGGGAATGCGGCGGCGCCGACGGTCGCCAGAAAGCCCTCGATCGCGGTGCTGCCGCTGGTCAACATGAGCGGCGATCCCGAGCAGGAGTTCTTCGCCGACGGACTGACCGAGGACATCATCACCGAGCTGTCGCGCTTCCACGACCTGCTCGTGATCTCGCGCAACTCGACCTTCGTGTACAAGGGCAAGGCCGTGAAGGTGCAGGAGGTCGCGAAGGAGTTTGCCGTCGACTACGTGCTGGAAGGCAGCGTGCGAAAGGCGGGCGATCGTATTCGCGTCACGGTGCAGTTGATCGACGCAGAGGCCGACCGGCACGTTTGGGCCGAGCGCTACGACCGGGAGCTTGCCGATATCTTCGCCATCCAGGACGAGATGACGCACGCGATCGTGGCGACGCTGCCGGGCCGCGTCGAGGCGGCGGCCCACGACCGCGTCAAGCGCAAGCCGACCGACAACATGGCGGCCTACGAGTGCGTGCTGGCCGCCAAGGTGCTGCACCATCGCTCGACGCGGGAAGACAATGCGGAAGCGCAACGTCTGCTCGAGCGGGCCATCACGCTTGACCCCAACTATGCGCACGCTCACGCCTGGCGGGCCTGCGTGCTCGGGCAGACCTGGGTCTACAGCTGGTGCGCCGATCGTGACGCGACCTTCGAGCAGGTGGCCGCGGAGCTCGAGATCGCACTCAAGCTCGACGACAACGACAGCGACGTGCACCGGATCCTCGCCGCGCTCAACCTCAATCGCGAGGATCATGACAAGGCGGCCTACCATCAGGAGCGGGCGCTCGCGCTCAACCCCAACTACGACCTCGTCGTCGTGCAGCAAGGCGAGCTTCTAACCTGGCTCGGGCGGCCGGAGGAGGGCATCGACTGGATCAAGAAGGCGATGCGCCTCAACCCGTACCACCCGGAGCGCTTCTGGAGCCACCTCGGGCGCGCCTGCTATTGCGCCGAGAAATATGCCGAAGCCGCCGAGGCCTTCTCACGGATCACGCGGCCCGACCACACGCATCATGCGTTTCTTGCCGCCACCTTCGCGCAAATGGGCAACGCCGTGGCGGCCGCCGCGCACGCGGCAGAGGTCATAAAGCGCGAGCCGAGCTTCTCGACGGCCGCCCACCTCGCCACCCAGCACTACAAGCGAGAAGTCGACCGCGAGCGCCACCAGGCCGGTCTCCTCACGGCGGGCCTGCCGGCCTGA
- a CDS encoding GFA family protein, translating to MPHFGSCFCGAVKLEVTGAPEAMGYCHCDSCRSWSGGPVNAFSLWKPEAVRITAGAEHVATFQKTELSQRKYCAKCGGHLMTNHPPLELVDVFAAVLPTLKFTPGVHVNYAQTVLPMRDGVPKLRDFPKEFGGSGEVVPD from the coding sequence ATGCCTCACTTTGGAAGCTGCTTTTGCGGCGCAGTCAAACTGGAGGTCACGGGGGCACCGGAGGCCATGGGCTATTGTCATTGCGATTCTTGTCGTTCGTGGTCCGGCGGACCTGTAAACGCCTTCAGCCTCTGGAAGCCGGAGGCGGTACGGATCACGGCGGGAGCCGAGCATGTCGCGACGTTCCAGAAGACTGAGCTCAGCCAGCGCAAGTATTGCGCGAAATGCGGCGGGCACCTGATGACCAATCATCCGCCCCTGGAATTAGTCGACGTTTTCGCGGCGGTACTACCGACGTTGAAATTTACGCCCGGTGTACACGTAAATTACGCTCAGACAGTTTTGCCGATGCGAGACGGCGTTCCCAAGCTGAGGGATTTTCCGAAGGAGTTTGGCGGTTCAGGAGAGGTCGTCCCGGATTGA
- a CDS encoding FAD-binding oxidoreductase, protein MQAMATEVFIGNMRGPVIRRTDADYDAVRSLYNGMIDKSPVMIARCTDVADVVTAVNFARQNELQVAIRGGGHNGPGLSSVDGGLMVDMSMMKGVRVNPAARTVRVGPGCTQGDVDHATHVYGLAVPAGIVSTTGIAGLTLGGGTGYLTRKYGLTIDNLLEADVVLADGRIVTANKSENADLYWGLRGGGGNFGIVTSFLFQAHPVNMVYAGPVFWDLENARTIMQKYRDFLPGAPEDLGAFVGLKTVPPVDPFPAEHQGKRACAIIACYNGPMEDGQAVMAKLLDGLPPPLFNWMGEMPYPALQAMFDPFFPKGLQWYWRGDFVKELTDEAIDVHIARAGKLPSALSLMHLYPIDGAVRRVGKSDTAWNTRDATWSMVIAGIDPNPQKAGEITRWTKGYWEAVHPYSADGGYVNFMMDDGDDSRLKATYGDNYDRLVALKGKYDPTNFFRLNQNIRPLHS, encoded by the coding sequence ATGCAAGCCATGGCCACCGAAGTTTTCATCGGCAACATGCGCGGCCCGGTCATCAGGCGAACGGATGCCGATTATGACGCTGTGCGGAGCCTCTACAACGGGATGATCGACAAGAGTCCCGTGATGATTGCGCGGTGTACCGACGTCGCTGACGTTGTCACTGCGGTCAATTTTGCAAGGCAGAACGAACTCCAGGTCGCGATCCGCGGAGGCGGGCACAACGGGCCGGGGCTTAGCAGTGTGGATGGCGGGCTGATGGTCGATATGTCGATGATGAAAGGCGTGCGGGTCAATCCCGCCGCCCGCACCGTCCGCGTCGGTCCCGGCTGCACGCAAGGCGATGTCGACCACGCCACGCATGTTTACGGGCTCGCCGTGCCGGCCGGCATCGTCTCGACGACCGGCATTGCCGGCCTCACGCTTGGCGGCGGCACCGGATACCTCACCCGCAAGTATGGCCTCACCATCGACAATCTGCTCGAGGCGGATGTCGTGCTCGCCGACGGCCGAATTGTCACCGCCAACAAATCAGAGAACGCCGACCTCTACTGGGGCCTGCGCGGCGGCGGCGGCAATTTCGGCATCGTCACGAGCTTCCTGTTCCAGGCTCACCCGGTGAACATGGTCTATGCCGGTCCAGTGTTCTGGGATCTCGAAAATGCCCGGACTATCATGCAGAAGTACAGGGATTTCCTGCCTGGCGCTCCCGAGGACCTCGGGGCCTTTGTCGGCTTGAAGACTGTTCCACCTGTCGATCCATTCCCGGCGGAGCATCAGGGCAAGCGCGCCTGCGCCATCATCGCTTGCTACAACGGTCCGATGGAAGATGGCCAGGCGGTTATGGCCAAGTTGCTCGATGGCCTGCCCCCGCCGCTCTTCAACTGGATGGGCGAAATGCCCTATCCAGCCCTCCAGGCCATGTTCGATCCGTTCTTTCCAAAAGGCTTGCAATGGTACTGGCGCGGCGATTTCGTGAAAGAACTGACCGACGAAGCGATCGACGTTCATATCGCCCGGGCAGGGAAACTTCCGAGCGCGCTTTCGCTCATGCATCTTTATCCGATCGACGGCGCTGTCCGTCGTGTCGGCAAGAGCGACACCGCCTGGAACACGCGCGACGCCACTTGGTCGATGGTTATCGCCGGCATCGATCCCAATCCGCAAAAGGCGGGCGAAATTACGCGCTGGACCAAGGGCTACTGGGAGGCCGTGCATCCTTACTCCGCTGACGGCGGCTATGTGAACTTCATGATGGACGATGGGGACGACAGCAGGCTCAAGGCCACCTATGGCGACAACTATGATCGCCTTGTCGCCTTGAAGGGCAAATACGACCCGACGAACTTCTTCCGCTTGAACCAGAACATCAGGCCGCTGCACTCATAA
- a CDS encoding DUF2312 domain-containing protein — MATSAAAVQDEPATKFAKDQLKAIIERIERLEEEKKTISDDIRDVYAEAKGNGFDVKALRTIIRMRKQDANERAEEETILETYMQALGML, encoded by the coding sequence ATGGCCACTTCCGCCGCCGCCGTCCAGGACGAGCCCGCGACCAAATTCGCCAAAGACCAGCTCAAGGCCATCATCGAGCGGATCGAGCGTCTGGAAGAAGAAAAGAAGACGATCTCCGACGATATCCGCGACGTCTACGCCGAGGCCAAGGGCAACGGCTTCGACGTCAAGGCGCTGCGGACCATCATCCGGATGCGCAAGCAGGACGCCAACGAGCGCGCCGAAGAGGAAACCATCCTGGAAACCTACATGCAGGCCCTCGGGATGCTGTGA
- a CDS encoding DUF1244 domain-containing protein: protein MTIDDKTRTELEAAAFRRLVGHLRSRTDVQNIDLMNLAGFCRNCLSNWMKEEADAMGVAISKDESREAIYGMPYETWKSKFQGSASPEQLEAMKKAHSGH from the coding sequence ATGACGATTGACGACAAAACCAGAACGGAGCTCGAAGCCGCCGCCTTTCGGCGCCTGGTCGGGCATCTGCGCTCTCGCACCGACGTCCAGAACATCGACCTGATGAACCTGGCCGGCTTCTGCCGCAACTGCCTGTCGAACTGGATGAAGGAAGAGGCCGACGCCATGGGTGTGGCAATCAGCAAGGACGAGAGCCGCGAGGCGATCTACGGCATGCCGTATGAGACCTGGAAATCGAAGTTTCAGGGCTCCGCCAGCCCGGAGCAGCTTGAGGCGATGAAAAAGGCCCATAGCGGGCATTGA
- a CDS encoding DUF1036 domain-containing protein: MTAIDSLRSAPLSARLTAGLLPVLAFAVMFLWNGPAAADFRLCNNTSSRVGIALGYKDAEGWTTEGWWNVSSRSCETLLRGTLVARFYYIYALDYDRGGEWSGQAFMCSRDKEFTIKGTENCLARGFDRTGFFEVDTGEQRAWTVQLTEANEQPAQRVPGIPGTMGPGSPGGVPGLPPGGTPPGGPGLPPAAPKQ, encoded by the coding sequence ATGACTGCAATAGATTCTCTCCGTTCGGCCCCCCTCTCCGCTCGCCTGACCGCCGGCCTCCTGCCGGTCCTGGCATTTGCGGTGATGTTCCTCTGGAACGGCCCGGCCGCGGCTGATTTCCGGCTCTGCAACAACACCTCGAGCCGGGTCGGCATCGCGCTCGGCTACAAGGACGCCGAGGGCTGGACCACCGAGGGCTGGTGGAACGTATCCTCGCGCAGTTGCGAGACGCTGCTGCGCGGAACGCTTGTCGCACGCTTCTATTATATCTACGCGCTGGACTATGACCGCGGCGGCGAATGGTCGGGGCAGGCCTTCATGTGCTCGCGCGACAAGGAATTCACCATCAAGGGCACCGAGAATTGCCTGGCACGCGGCTTCGACCGCACCGGGTTCTTCGAAGTCGATACCGGCGAACAGCGAGCATGGACCGTGCAACTGACCGAAGCCAACGAGCAACCGGCGCAACGCGTGCCGGGAATTCCGGGGACGATGGGTCCGGGAAGCCCCGGCGGGGTTCCCGGACTGCCGCCGGGCGGGACGCCGCCGGGCGGACCGGGACTGCCGCCAGCGGCACCCAAGCAATGA